AACGCTGTCTTTCCAAATCAATGCTGGTAACCTCACGGCGCCGCTGGTCCTGACCGGTTCGAGCAACAACATCAGGTTCCGGGATGCCACCAGTGGCGGCAGCTTCACGAATGGTCCGCTGGTCATCAACCCCACTGGCGGTACGGTTTCGCAGCGCGTGATTGAGGTGCAGCTGGTTGGGCCGGTGCCGGCCGGTGCCTTCGCGGGTAATATCACGGCTACCAGCTCGGGCGGTACTCAGCAAACCACGGCTAATCCGGTGGTAATCAATATCACGGCCAACAACTCCATCGGCGGCAACTCGGTAATCAACACCACGGGTACGTTGCAGCAGTTCTCCACTGTGCCTGGTGTGCCTTCGGCTGCGCAGTCCTATCAGCTGGGGGCTTCCAATCTGGTGCAAGACGTAACGGTTACGGCGCCGCAGTACTTCCAGGTGTCGCTGGACCCGAACTTTACGGGTCTTACCACTACGGGTAACAGCATTATCGTAGCCCGCAATGCCGGTAACGACATCAACCCGAGCGTGACGGTGTACATCCGCTTTGTGCCGCCGTCGGCCCTGACGTCTTCCTCGCTGATTATCAACTCGAGCAGCCCGGCCGTATCCCAGGGTATTTCGGTGTCGGGTACCAGTGAGCCGCAGATTCAGATTCTGAACGCCTTCCAGCCGACGGAGCTGACGGTTATTAATACGCTGTCGGCTACGCAGACGCTGAACATCAATGCTGAGCGGGTGCGGGTGCCCATTACCATCTCGTATGCTCAGGCCAATAACCCGCTCAACCCCTCGCAAACACCACAGTTCGAGCTGTCGACCGATAACGTCAACTTCTCGACCTCGGTGACGCTGACGCCAAACCAGGGCACGTACTCGATTAACCAGCCAGTCTACGTGCGGTACCGGCCAACCTATCTGGGCAATGCTCAGGCAACCCTGCAATTCCAGAGCAACGACTTCTCTAACCAAGGCATACAAGCCTTCAGCAACAACAACCTGCTGTCGGGCCGATCTTTGGACGTAGAACCCACGCAGCGCAGCACCGCTACGGTTTCGCGCAGTGGCAACACGGCGACGGTACAATTCAGCCTGCCGCCTAACTACGCCGCTGCCGGGTTTGGTGAAGGCCGGGTGATTGTAGTAAGTACTTCTGCTCAGCTGCCTGCCAGCAGCCAGCCTGCCGACGGCCGGACCTACAACACCGGCAACCAGACCTTCGGCCAGGGTGACCAGATTGCGCCGGGTTATTACGTGGTGTACTCGGGCGCTAACATTCAGATTACCATTGATGGCCTGAATCCGGCGACGACGTACTACTTCTACACGTTCGAGTTCAACAACATTGATAACAGCTTCAACATCAGCGTGCCGGATGCTACCAACTATCTGCAGCCACCGGTACCAAACCTGATTCCCGGCATCGAAGCTCCGGGTAATCCTCCGCTGCCGGTGTCGCTGGTGGCTTTCTCGGCCAAGCTGCGCAACAAGCGGGTGGAGCTGAACTGGGAAACTGCTTCGGAGCTGAACAATAAAGGCTTTGAGGTGCAGCGCAGCCGCGACGGCCGCACCTTTGAAACCATTCTGACCCGTGAGGGCAAGGGCACTACCTCGGTGCGCACGTCGTACGAGGCAGTAGACAATGCACCGCTGGCTGGTACTTCTTACTACCGCCTGAAGCAGGTTGACGTGAATGGCAAGTCGGAGTTTTCGGCTCCGGTAAGTATCGCCAACCTGACGGCTGGTGAGCTGAAGCTGTATCCCAACCCGGTGCATGAGCAGCTCACCATTGAAGTTCCGGGCTCGGCTGCCGGTGTGCAGGTGCAGATTACCGACATGACCGGCCGCGTTATCCGCAAGCAAGTGCTGGATGCCACCGGCCGGGTAAGCATGAGTGAGCTGCAAGCCGGCTCCTACCTGATTACGGTAGGTGAGGGAGCCAGCCAAGTAACCCGCCGCGTCATCAAGGACTAATCGGAATTTGGTTCTGTCGTTAAAAGAGCTGCCTCACCTGAGGCAGCTCTTTTTTTGTGCTTTGGTGCTGAGCACCTATGAAAACAGGAATGACGAAGCCACCTGCATAATTGCACAGGGGCTGGCACATAGATCAGATAGTATGGCCCCTGCTTTGTGGCAGTTTTAGAACAATGTAGCGACGCAAACCGCAGGTCAACGTAGCTAAGGGTTACAGCTCTATATCGTCCCCGAGGCCTTATAACACCACATTACTACTGCTCACTCTTTACTTAACATTGATGCCAAAGAGCGTCTTATCTTGATTACCAAGCCTACTATAACCTTCTTGGGACTTAATTTGATTGGTTGACTCTACTATTGACAAATTGGTCACAGGGAGCAGAAGCGCACTGCAAACAAAAAAGGTCTTCCATTCGGAAGACCTTTTTTGGTGAGATGTAATAGCGCCGGTGCTGGTAGCTACACCGAGAAACTCTCGCCGCAGCCGCAGGTACGGGAGGCATTCGGATTGTCGAAATAGAAGCCTTTGCCATTGAGACCATCGGAGAAATCGAGCTGGGTGCCAGCCAGGTAGAGGAAACTCTTCATATCGACTACCACCCGTACACCTTTATCCTCGAATTCTTGGTCCATGGGCTTTACCTCGTTGTCGAAGTCCAGCTTATAGCTCAGGCCCGAGCAGCCGCCGCCGGCCACCGAGGCCCGCAACCGGTAGGTAGGATCCAGCTCGGCGTCCTGCATGAGCTTTTCAATCTTCTCCTTGGCTTTATCCGAAACGGTAATCATACGCGTAAGAACGGCGTACAGCCGCCCGTTAGTTGGTTCATAAGTGAGAGGACGCAAGCTGAGCTACTACCCGCAAGCAGCACGATGAGCCGCTTTAGGAACTTGGATTCAGTACGACGCTGAAAACCGTGATGGTGTTCAGGTCGCGGCCGTAGTACAGCTTGTCGAGAGCTTCGTACACGTTGTGGGCCCGGAAGTAAGAGGTTTGCAACTCCTTTTCGCCGCGGGCTCGCCACTGAATGGTATACGAGCTTTCCTGGTCACGGTACTGCTGCACGTAGGCCAGCATCTTGCGCAGGGCATCCAGCCGGTCGTAACCCAGCTCGTAGCGAAACAGAAAGCTCTGGTGGTGACGCGGATTGACGGTAATCAGATCCAGCCGCACCTGGTTATCGAGCTGCCGGAACTCAAACAGCAGATTGCCCGGACCCATGCCCAGATGATCTTCAATCTGCCGCTGAATCCGGGCACTCTCCACGTGTACGTCGGAGGAGGTGACGTCCATGCTAGAGAAGTGAGATATGAGACATGAGAAGTTAGAAGCCAGACCCAGATAGTCTCGCCTCTCACTTCTCATATCTCACTTCCAATTAATGGTGCGACTTCGCTTCTTCCAGAGCGGGCAGGCCGTTCTTTACGCGGTAGTCGTTGATAGCCGACTTAATGGCGTCTTCCGCCAGCACCGAGCAGTGGATTTTCACGGGCGGCAGGGCCAGCTCCTCCACAATCTCCATGTTGTCGATGGCCAGCGCCTCATCCACGGTCTTGCCCTTCAGCCATTCCGTAGCCAGCGACGACGAAGCAATGGCCGAGCCGCAGCCAAAGGTCTTGAACTTGGCGTCGGTGATGGTGTTGGTGGCTTCGTCCACCTCGATTTGCAGGCGCATTACGTCGCCGCACTCCGGGGCACCTACCAGGCCGGTGCCCACGTTCTTTTTGCTTTTGTCCAGCGTGCCCACGTTGCGGGGGTTGCTGTAATGGTCGATTACTTTATCGGAGTAAGCCATGATGGTAGAGGTGAGAAGTTAGAAGGGAGAGGTGAGACTAAAAACGAATTTGGACAACAAGAGTCTCACTTCTCATGTCTCAGTACTTAGGTCTGAAATCAGTGTTCCGCCCACTCAATGGAGTTGAGGTCGATGCCTTCTTTGAACATCTCCCATAGCGGCGACATCTCGCGGAGCTTGGTTACAGCTTCTTTTACGTGGTTGATGGCGTAGTCGATCTGCTCATCGGTGGTGAAGCGGCTCAGGCCGAAGCGCAGGGAGCTGTGGGCGAGGTCGTCGCTCAGGCCCAGGGCCTTCAGCACGTAGGAGGGCTCCAGCGAAGCCGAGGTGCAGGCCGAACCTGATGATACGGCCAGGTCCTTCACGCCCATCATCAGGCCTTCACCTTCCACGTATTTAAAGGAGATATTGGTAACGTGGGGCAGGCGGTGCTCCCGGGAGCCGTTCACGTAGCTTTCTTCCAGCGTCAGTAGCTCGCGCTCCAGCCGGTCGCGCATGGCCGAGAGGCGCTGCGTATCGGCTTCCATTTCCTGCTTGCACAGCTCACAGGCTTTGCCTAGGCCCACAATGCCGGGCACGTTGAGTGTGCCGGAACGCATACCCCGTTCGTGGCCGCCGCCGTCCATCTGGGCCGTCACTTTCACGCGCGGGTTTTTGCGGCGTACGTACAGGGCACCTACCCCCTTGGGGCCATACATTTTGTGGGCCGTGAAGGCCATCAGGTCGATGCCATCGGCTTGCACATCCACCGGAATCTTGCCCACGGCCTGGGTGCCGTCGGTCATGAACAGGGCACCGTGCTGGTGGGCAATTTTGGCGATTTCGCGGATGGGCTGAATGGTGCCAGTTTCGTTGTTGCCGTACATGATGGTCACCAGAATGGTCTGGGGCGTCATGGCGGCTTCCAGTTCTTCCAGGCTAATCAGGCCTTCGGAGTCGACGGGCAGGTAGGTTACGCGGCCACCTAGCTTTTCAATGTGCTTGCAGGTGTCAAGCACGGCTTTGTGCTCGGTGGTAGCCGTAATAATGTGGTTGCCCTTCTGCGAGTACATCTCAAACACGCCCTTGATGCCCAGGTTGTCGGACTCAGTGGCGCCGGAGGTGAAGATAATTTCCTTGGGGTCGCAATTAATCAGGCTGGCAATCTGCTCCCGGGCGTAGTCTACGGCTTCCTCCGCGGCCCAGCCAAACGGGTGGTTGCGGGAAGCGGCGTTGCCGAATACCTCGGTCAGGTACGGCATCATGGCCTCCAGCACGCGCGGGTCCAGCGGAGTAGTGGCGTTGTTGTCGAGGTAAATAGGTAGCTTGAGCATGGCTCGGAGTCTGAGTTTCAGCGGAGAATTATTCGCAGGTAGAACAGAAAAACCAGCGAACAGGTTTAACATTGCTCCGCAAAAGTAGAACAAATCCAAAGAAGCCGCGCTATGCGGTAGCCCCGCTTTTTTCGTCATTTATGCTAACCAACCTCGAACACCTGGGCCTGGCCGTGCGCAACCTGGAAGCCGCCACGGCGCTGTATACTACGCTGCTGGGGCAGGAGCCGTACAAGCAGGAGCACGTTGCCTCCGAAGCCGTGGATACTGTATTTTTTCGGGTGGGAGGCTCAAAGATTGAGCTGCTGGCCGGCACCTCGCCCGACAGCGCCATAACCCGCTACCTGGACAAGAAGCCCGAAGGCATTCATCACGTGGCGTTTGAGGTGAATGATATCCGGGCGGAGATGAGCCGGCTGCGGTCGGCGGGCTTCACCTTGCTCAACGACGAGCCCAAGCGCGGCGCCGACAACAAGCTGGTGTGCTTCGTGCACCCCAAAAGTGCCAATGGCGTGCTGGTGGAGCTGTGCCAGGATGCCGGCCCTGCGGCCACCTAATTTGCGGCGGCTCTATTCGTGCCTTAGCATCATTCATGTATAGCATCCTAGCCCTGGGCCACCGTGCGTGGCCCGGCGGCCCAGGGCTTTTTTCAACTACCGATGAGCACCAAGTTTTTCCGGGAAGAAGTGGACGCGGCTGTGGATGCGTTGCTGATGCAGCAGGTGCTGCTGTACCCCACCGATACGGTGTGGGGCCTGGGCTGCGACGCCGAGCTGCCCAAGGCCGTGGAGCAGGTGTACACGCTCAAAAACCGGCCTGCTGAGAAAGCGTGCATTGTGCTGGTAGCCGACGAGCAGATGTTTGCCCGCTACGCCGCCGTGGTGCCGCCCAACTTACCCGTGCTGCTGGCCGCCCAGGAGCGCCCCACCACCTACGTGGTGCCCGGCAGCCGCTGGCTGGCGCCCAACCTGCTGGCCCCCGATGGCACGGTGGGCCTGCGCGTGGTGCAAGATGCCTTCTGCCACCAGGTAGTGCGGCGCCTGGGCCATGGACTAGTGTCAACGTCGGCGAACCGCAGCGGGCAGCCCACGCCGGCCCTCTACTCCGAAATAGACCCGGCCATCGTGCGCGGGGCCGATTACGTGGTGAGCTGGCGCCAGGACGACACTACTCGCGCCGCACCCTCGCGGGTGGTGCGCGTGCTGCCCGACGGTGGCCTGGAGGTGCTCCGCGACTAGCGTCGAGGCCTAGCTTACGGGCAGCTGGGCCCGCCGCTGCCGCACGGTGCGCGCTATCAGGTAGCTGCCGATGAAAGTGGGCAGCAACCAGCCCGCCAGCCCCAGCCAGGCGGGAGAATCTGCTGGCAGCCAGCGGCCTAGATTTACAACAATGAAGGCTGTGGTGGCTGAAATATAGGAGCCGCCGAGCCGGGTAAAGTGCCGAAGCATCCAGGGGTGGGGCGGGGCCGCGAACCGGAAGCTGACTGCCTGCCAGGTATCCAGGCCCGCAAACAGGCACAGTATACCTCCGAAGAAGGCAGACAGGATGGCCGGCAGACGCAGGCCCGCGCTTATCATTACCACCCCCACCACCAGCGCGCCGGCAGCCAGGGCTTTGTCCAGGGTGGTTGGTGCGGCACTATGGCGCCGGGCCGCCCGCCACCCTGTGAAGCCTAAGTAAAAACTAAGCACGGCCACCCCCGCCAGGAAAAGGCGCCCCTGGGTAAGTGGCTGCACCGCGCTCAGCGCCACGGCCGTGGCCGCTACCACGCCCATGCACGCCGTGTAGAGGCGGCCCGCTCTCACGTGCCAGCGGCCACCTTTGCGGCCTAGTATGGGCACTAGCCCCGCCAGCAAGGCAATGCTGCCGGCGGCAATGTGTACTCCCAGCAGCAGGCGCACCAGCAGGGCCGAAGCCGGTAAAGCAAAAAAGATGGCAGCAAGCCACATGGCGCGACACATAAGAGGAAGAACACGGAAAGGTAAATGTCGAGGTTAACTGCCGTTGCGCCAACACGTAGCCGCCGAAGACCTGGAAAAAATCGTTGACTTTGGGTAGCCGCTGCTCGAAGCGTAGCCAGTGACACCAGTTGTAGGCGCGGAGCCACGCACACTGGGCATTGATCTGGCCAGGCGTTGCCGGTTACGTTGCTGATGCCAGCGTAGGAAGCGTAGGAAGCGGAAGCGTAGGAAGCAGTTTGAGGGGAGCAAGCATGGGCTGCCGCTCGTGGCTACCTTTGCGCGCGTTACTTGCTTGTTCCGCTACTCATGAAAGTGCCTCAACTGCCCGACTTGCCCTTATTCCACACCATTGCCGAAGCCGCTGGCGAGCTTGGCTACCCTGCCTACGTCATTGGGGGCTATGTGCGCGACCTGGCCCTGAACCGGCCCAGCAAGGACGTGGACGTAGTGTGCGTGGGCGACGGTATCCGGTTGGCGCAGGAGGTGGGCCGCCGCCTGCCCGGCCGGCCCCGCGTCACGGTGTTCAAGAACTTCGGCACGGCCATGCTGCCCACGCCCGACATCGAGCTGGAATTTGTGGGGGCGCGCAAGGAAAGCTACCGGGCCGAAAGCCGCAAGCCCGAGGTGGAAGCCGGCACCCTGGAAGAAGACCTGGCCCGTCGCGACTTTACCATTAACGCCCTGGGCCTGAGCCTGAACCCTGAGAACTTCGGCGCCCTGGTGGACCGCTACGACGGCCTGGGCGACTTGCAGCGCCGCACCATCCGCACCCCGCTGGACCCCGACGTTACGTTTTCCGACGACCCGCTGCGCATGATGCGGGCTATCCGCTTTGCCGCCCAGCTAGACTTCGACATCGAGCCCGACACCTTCGACGCCATCGGCCGCAACAAGGAGCGGATCAAGATTGTGTCGCAGGAGCGGATTACCGTTGAGCTGAACAAGATTATTATGGCGCCCCAGCCCAGCTATGGATTCAAACTGCTGTTTCATAGCGGGCTGCTGCACCTCATCTTTCCCAAGATGGCCCAGCTGCAAGGCGTGGAAAAAGTGGGCCAGCACGCGCACAAAGACAATTTCTACCACACCCTGCAAGTGCTCGACAACGTGGTGGCGGCCGGCGGCGACCTGTGGCTGCGCTGGGCCGCCATTCTGCACGACATCGCCAAGCCCGCCACCAAGCGCTACGACAAGCGCGTGGGCTGGACCTTCCACGGCCACGAGGACAAGGGCGCGCGCTGGGTGCCGGGCATTTTTCAGGAGCTGAAGCTGCCGCTGGGCGAGGAAATGCGCCAAGTACAGAAGCTGGTGCGCCTGCACCTGCGACCCATTGCCCTGGTCAAGGAAATTGTAACCGACTCGGCCGTGCGGCGCC
This region of Hymenobacter sp. YIM 151500-1 genomic DNA includes:
- a CDS encoding T9SS type A sorting domain-containing protein, which encodes MGNTALSRESIGSYYGRGGFDNDTERGFVYSGTAVLASSTTAVSTGLYPGASGGNTIFFGPAFQSGNSGPTLPDNPPYTFQIANINTAALTSPELTFGLYAPAGSAIATLNAQFTVEFSADGTNYSPASYVAVTSNTTPVPNPNTGNFTFNQYRITSTIPLVNNLRVRFTRTAGNTIQYRLDDVALTAAAAPTINVSPTTLIFNNTGTGTQSAPQTVTVSGQNLTSSVVVTAPSGYLIRTGSNAYGSSLTLPASGGSVASTVIEVVFAPTAAQTFNGAITFTSNSAQTRTVAVSGTGVAPAPVLTVSPTVLPDFGTVQVSQSSAPQSFTVSGSNLSNPVVVTPPTGFQIRQGTNNFSTAPITLTPTNGTLGATSIDVRFVPTQPGTYQDQVLVTSGGAQTAGVDVSGTATPPPSGPFIVASPTTLDFGTISGSGSGAPQTLSFQINAGNLTAPLVLTGSSNNIRFRDATSGGSFTNGPLVINPTGGTVSQRVIEVQLVGPVPAGAFAGNITATSSGGTQQTTANPVVINITANNSIGGNSVINTTGTLQQFSTVPGVPSAAQSYQLGASNLVQDVTVTAPQYFQVSLDPNFTGLTTTGNSIIVARNAGNDINPSVTVYIRFVPPSALTSSSLIINSSSPAVSQGISVSGTSEPQIQILNAFQPTELTVINTLSATQTLNINAERVRVPITISYAQANNPLNPSQTPQFELSTDNVNFSTSVTLTPNQGTYSINQPVYVRYRPTYLGNAQATLQFQSNDFSNQGIQAFSNNNLLSGRSLDVEPTQRSTATVSRSGNTATVQFSLPPNYAAAGFGEGRVIVVSTSAQLPASSQPADGRTYNTGNQTFGQGDQIAPGYYVVYSGANIQITIDGLNPATTYYFYTFEFNNIDNSFNISVPDATNYLQPPVPNLIPGIEAPGNPPLPVSLVAFSAKLRNKRVELNWETASELNNKGFEVQRSRDGRTFETILTREGKGTTSVRTSYEAVDNAPLAGTSYYRLKQVDVNGKSEFSAPVSIANLTAGELKLYPNPVHEQLTIEVPGSAAGVQVQITDMTGRVIRKQVLDATGRVSMSELQAGSYLITVGEGASQVTRRVIKD
- a CDS encoding HesB/IscA family protein translates to MITVSDKAKEKIEKLMQDAELDPTYRLRASVAGGGCSGLSYKLDFDNEVKPMDQEFEDKGVRVVVDMKSFLYLAGTQLDFSDGLNGKGFYFDNPNASRTCGCGESFSV
- the iscU gene encoding Fe-S cluster assembly scaffold IscU → MAYSDKVIDHYSNPRNVGTLDKSKKNVGTGLVGAPECGDVMRLQIEVDEATNTITDAKFKTFGCGSAIASSSLATEWLKGKTVDEALAIDNMEIVEELALPPVKIHCSVLAEDAIKSAINDYRVKNGLPALEEAKSHH
- a CDS encoding IscS subfamily cysteine desulfurase codes for the protein MLKLPIYLDNNATTPLDPRVLEAMMPYLTEVFGNAASRNHPFGWAAEEAVDYAREQIASLINCDPKEIIFTSGATESDNLGIKGVFEMYSQKGNHIITATTEHKAVLDTCKHIEKLGGRVTYLPVDSEGLISLEELEAAMTPQTILVTIMYGNNETGTIQPIREIAKIAHQHGALFMTDGTQAVGKIPVDVQADGIDLMAFTAHKMYGPKGVGALYVRRKNPRVKVTAQMDGGGHERGMRSGTLNVPGIVGLGKACELCKQEMEADTQRLSAMRDRLERELLTLEESYVNGSREHRLPHVTNISFKYVEGEGLMMGVKDLAVSSGSACTSASLEPSYVLKALGLSDDLAHSSLRFGLSRFTTDEQIDYAINHVKEAVTKLREMSPLWEMFKEGIDLNSIEWAEH
- the mce gene encoding methylmalonyl-CoA epimerase, whose amino-acid sequence is MLTNLEHLGLAVRNLEAATALYTTLLGQEPYKQEHVASEAVDTVFFRVGGSKIELLAGTSPDSAITRYLDKKPEGIHHVAFEVNDIRAEMSRLRSAGFTLLNDEPKRGADNKLVCFVHPKSANGVLVELCQDAGPAAT
- a CDS encoding L-threonylcarbamoyladenylate synthase, whose amino-acid sequence is MSTKFFREEVDAAVDALLMQQVLLYPTDTVWGLGCDAELPKAVEQVYTLKNRPAEKACIVLVADEQMFARYAAVVPPNLPVLLAAQERPTTYVVPGSRWLAPNLLAPDGTVGLRVVQDAFCHQVVRRLGHGLVSTSANRSGQPTPALYSEIDPAIVRGADYVVSWRQDDTTRAAPSRVVRVLPDGGLEVLRD
- a CDS encoding DUF2306 domain-containing protein, whose translation is MWLAAIFFALPASALLVRLLLGVHIAAGSIALLAGLVPILGRKGGRWHVRAGRLYTACMGVVAATAVALSAVQPLTQGRLFLAGVAVLSFYLGFTGWRAARRHSAAPTTLDKALAAGALVVGVVMISAGLRLPAILSAFFGGILCLFAGLDTWQAVSFRFAAPPHPWMLRHFTRLGGSYISATTAFIVVNLGRWLPADSPAWLGLAGWLLPTFIGSYLIARTVRQRRAQLPVS
- a CDS encoding CCA tRNA nucleotidyltransferase, which encodes MKVPQLPDLPLFHTIAEAAGELGYPAYVIGGYVRDLALNRPSKDVDVVCVGDGIRLAQEVGRRLPGRPRVTVFKNFGTAMLPTPDIELEFVGARKESYRAESRKPEVEAGTLEEDLARRDFTINALGLSLNPENFGALVDRYDGLGDLQRRTIRTPLDPDVTFSDDPLRMMRAIRFAAQLDFDIEPDTFDAIGRNKERIKIVSQERITVELNKIIMAPQPSYGFKLLFHSGLLHLIFPKMAQLQGVEKVGQHAHKDNFYHTLQVLDNVVAAGGDLWLRWAAILHDIAKPATKRYDKRVGWTFHGHEDKGARWVPGIFQELKLPLGEEMRQVQKLVRLHLRPIALVKEIVTDSAVRRLLFEAGDDIDRLMLLCRADITSKDHDRKARYLRNFERVEEKLREVEEKDHLRNFKPVITGEVIMQTFGLKPSREVGQLKDAVLEAILDGKVRNEYEDAFPLLLELGKQKGLAPVEMSE